In the genome of Marispirochaeta sp., one region contains:
- a CDS encoding GNAT family N-acetyltransferase produces the protein MNQQQITEIQIREAQEQDLAGVLRLYQHLLPEEDFSAIEQFRNTWKTLLQAGDIHKILVADTADDLAATCVLSILPNLTRGQRPYALIENVVTDPVYRRKGYGRALLQNAIERAHRRNCYKVMLLSSTDRIHAHEFYKSLGFDAESKTGFQLRLP, from the coding sequence ATGAACCAGCAGCAGATAACAGAAATACAGATTCGGGAAGCACAGGAACAGGACCTTGCCGGAGTACTGCGGCTTTACCAGCATCTTTTACCGGAAGAAGACTTCAGCGCGATTGAGCAGTTTCGAAATACCTGGAAAACACTACTGCAGGCAGGAGACATCCACAAAATCCTGGTAGCAGATACGGCAGACGATCTTGCAGCTACCTGTGTCCTATCAATTCTGCCGAATCTGACCCGCGGGCAGCGTCCCTACGCTCTTATAGAGAACGTTGTCACTGATCCGGTATACCGAAGAAAAGGCTATGGAAGGGCCCTTCTGCAAAACGCCATAGAGCGTGCCCACCGGCGTAACTGCTACAAGGTTATGCTTTTAAGCAGCACAGACCGCATACATGCCCATGAGTTCTATAAATCCCTGGGCTTTGATGCTGAAAGCAAAACAGGCTTTCAACTGCGTTTGCCCTAG
- a CDS encoding ABC transporter permease subunit has product MWFFVRTPLYATIWALLFGYIATYLPYGIRPMTSAFVQIHSHLEESSTVCGASLLTTMKRIVVPLIIPGIVSGWVLMATMFFRELSLSVVLSRPGAEVLAVQIL; this is encoded by the coding sequence ATGTGGTTCTTTGTCCGTACGCCTCTGTACGCGACAATCTGGGCTCTTTTATTCGGATACATTGCCACCTATCTGCCCTACGGAATCCGTCCGATGACGAGTGCCTTTGTACAGATTCACAGCCATCTTGAGGAGTCATCCACCGTATGCGGCGCTTCCCTGCTGACTACGATGAAAAGGATCGTTGTTCCTCTTATAATTCCAGGAATTGTATCGGGCTGGGTACTTATGGCAACAATGTTTTTTCGGGAGCTCTCCCTGTCGGTTGTTCTTTCCCGCCCCGGTGCCGAGGTGCTGGCGGTACAGATCCTGTGA